A part of Brachybacterium faecium DSM 4810 genomic DNA contains:
- a CDS encoding predicted dehydrogenase (PFAM: Oxidoreductase family, NAD-binding Rossmann fold), producing the protein MSPAPVRVALIGTRGFGAVHLRTLARLEEAGTARLVGVVDVAEPPAELAALHHRSLADLLAATPVEDRPQIVAIATPIDTHVPLATEALAAGLDVYLEKPPVPALADHRPLLEAARAAGRSVQVGFQARGGGGVDVLRREVAEGASGASGGLGPVTAVHVYGAWQRDRAYYARSAWAGKRRLDGRRVADGVATNPLAHSVHAGLAIAGIDEVADIAGVTTELRRAHDIQADDTTFLRIDPTGTGPAVVCALTTTAPAQSSPWVEISGPRGSHRLYYTEDRSVRTSADGAREELTHERVDLMENLIAHVRDRQVPLLSSLASTGVFSAVLEAIQTVPDPLPIETGVTWRGEGAAAHPVVEHIEETLQAALTAGRPFSELGVSWAREDAVHRWTPPAGA; encoded by the coding sequence ATGAGCCCGGCGCCCGTCAGGGTCGCGCTGATCGGCACCCGCGGCTTCGGCGCCGTGCATCTGCGCACCCTCGCCCGCCTCGAGGAGGCCGGGACCGCGCGCCTGGTCGGCGTGGTGGACGTCGCCGAGCCGCCCGCCGAGCTCGCCGCGCTCCACCACCGCAGCCTCGCCGACCTGCTCGCCGCGACGCCCGTCGAGGACCGCCCCCAGATCGTCGCGATCGCCACCCCGATCGACACCCACGTGCCGCTGGCGACCGAGGCGCTGGCCGCCGGGCTCGACGTCTACCTCGAGAAGCCGCCCGTGCCGGCCCTGGCCGACCACCGCCCGCTGCTCGAGGCGGCCCGGGCCGCGGGGCGGTCGGTCCAGGTGGGCTTCCAGGCCCGCGGCGGCGGGGGAGTGGACGTGCTGCGCCGCGAGGTCGCCGAGGGAGCCTCCGGCGCCAGCGGGGGCCTAGGACCGGTCACCGCCGTGCACGTGTACGGGGCGTGGCAGCGCGACCGCGCCTACTACGCCCGCTCCGCCTGGGCGGGCAAGCGCCGCCTGGACGGCCGCCGCGTCGCCGACGGGGTCGCCACGAACCCCCTGGCCCACTCGGTGCACGCCGGTCTCGCGATCGCCGGGATCGACGAGGTCGCGGACATCGCCGGCGTCACCACCGAGCTGCGCCGCGCCCACGACATCCAGGCCGACGACACCACCTTCCTGCGCATCGACCCCACCGGCACGGGGCCGGCGGTGGTGTGCGCCCTGACCACCACGGCGCCCGCGCAGTCCAGCCCCTGGGTCGAGATCAGCGGGCCCCGGGGCTCGCACCGCCTCTACTACACCGAGGACCGCTCGGTGCGCACCAGCGCCGACGGCGCCCGCGAGGAGCTCACCCATGAGCGCGTGGACCTCATGGAGAACCTCATCGCCCATGTGCGCGACCGGCAGGTGCCCCTGCTCTCCTCGCTGGCCTCGACCGGGGTGTTCAGCGCCGTGCTCGAGGCGATCCAGACCGTCCCGGACCCGCTGCCGATCGAGACCGGGGTGACCTGGAGGGGGGAGGGCGCGGCCGCGCACCCCGTGGTCGAGCACATCGAGGAGACGCTGCAGGCCGCGCTCACCGCCGGCCGGCCCTTCAGCGAGCTCGGCGTGAGCTGGGCCCGGGAGGACGCCGTGCACCGCTGGACCCCGCCCGCCGGCGCCTGA
- a CDS encoding alpha-L-rhamnosidase (PFAM: Alpha-L-rhamnosidase N-terminal domain; Bacterial alpha-L-rhamnosidase): MNSAPASPADTPSAGAGRPAAQLQDALAITAVEDTGRLPQLVHTVTLAQPRDQVRRAELLATAHGLYEMRIGGAPATESVLNPGWTTYERRLQVQRLDVTAQVRQRPEGLAAADADRLDLEATLADGWWRGDLGFDGGVRYGDDLALLAAVEIEFADGTRQRVVTDESWRSRPSAIMSANIYHGQHEDRRLGLGPETPVRVVEIDRSTLVEQVSPPVLRHESRRPERIWTSPAGRTLVDFGQNLVGWLRFTVTGPEGTEIVLRHAEVLEDGELGTRPLRAARATDRLVLAGDPAGETFEPTFTFHGFRYAEISGWPGELAAEDLEAVVVHSALRRTGWFECSHAGVNQLISNSLWSQRGNFLSVPTDCPQRDERLGWTGDIAAYAATAAFQHDVGDFLHGWLLDLGQEARMNPHGIVPFVVPDLLKPGLGAGDPAAADEGWGTPTAIWGDAAVWVAEALWTAYGDLDRLRAHYPAMVRHLDSVDRALSPSGLWDTGFQFGDWLDPDAPPEAADRAKADKGVVATACLVRSARFAAQAARLLGEEVDARRWQGLAERTLAAFTTAYVHENGTITSDCATVYALAIAFDLLDAGTRPRAAARLAEVVAEAGHRVSTGFAGTPFVTWALSETGHVEEAYRLLLEEGCPSWLYPVSMGATTIWERWDSMLPDGSINPGEMTSFNHYALGAVADWVYQVVLGVRPAAPGYRRIRIQPVPGPGIEWAEGAHDSAAGRIEVSWEHSADGLRGTATIPEGAEAEIVLPDGRARTVGPGRHSF, from the coding sequence ATGAACTCTGCCCCCGCCTCCCCCGCCGACACTCCGAGCGCCGGGGCGGGCCGCCCGGCCGCACAGCTCCAGGACGCCCTGGCGATCACCGCGGTGGAGGACACCGGCCGCCTCCCGCAGCTGGTCCACACGGTGACGCTCGCACAGCCGCGGGACCAGGTGCGGCGCGCCGAGCTGCTGGCCACCGCCCACGGCCTGTACGAGATGAGGATCGGCGGCGCCCCGGCGACGGAGTCGGTGCTGAACCCCGGATGGACCACCTATGAGCGCCGCCTCCAGGTGCAGCGTCTGGATGTCACCGCCCAGGTCCGTCAGCGCCCGGAGGGTCTCGCCGCAGCGGACGCGGACCGCCTCGATCTCGAGGCCACGCTCGCCGACGGCTGGTGGCGCGGGGACCTGGGCTTCGACGGCGGGGTGCGCTACGGCGACGATCTCGCCCTCCTCGCCGCCGTGGAGATCGAGTTCGCGGACGGCACCCGCCAGCGGGTGGTCACCGACGAGTCCTGGCGCTCCCGGCCCAGCGCGATCATGAGCGCGAACATCTACCACGGCCAGCACGAGGACCGCCGCCTGGGCCTCGGCCCCGAGACACCGGTGCGCGTGGTCGAGATCGATCGCAGCACGCTCGTCGAGCAGGTCTCCCCGCCGGTGCTCCGCCACGAGTCGCGCCGGCCCGAGCGGATCTGGACCTCGCCCGCGGGGCGCACGCTCGTGGACTTCGGCCAGAACCTCGTGGGGTGGCTGCGGTTCACGGTCACGGGCCCCGAGGGCACCGAGATCGTGCTGCGCCATGCCGAGGTGCTCGAGGACGGCGAGCTCGGCACGCGACCGCTGCGCGCCGCCCGCGCCACCGATCGTCTGGTCCTCGCCGGCGACCCGGCCGGCGAGACCTTCGAGCCGACCTTCACCTTCCACGGCTTCCGCTACGCCGAGATCAGCGGCTGGCCGGGAGAGCTCGCGGCGGAGGATCTCGAGGCCGTGGTGGTCCATTCCGCGCTGCGGCGCACCGGCTGGTTCGAGTGCTCGCATGCCGGGGTGAACCAGCTGATCAGCAACTCGCTCTGGTCCCAGCGCGGCAACTTCCTCTCCGTGCCCACCGACTGCCCGCAGCGCGACGAGCGGCTCGGCTGGACGGGCGACATCGCCGCCTACGCGGCGACCGCCGCGTTCCAGCACGACGTGGGGGACTTCCTGCACGGCTGGCTGCTCGATCTGGGCCAGGAGGCGCGCATGAACCCGCACGGGATCGTGCCCTTCGTGGTCCCGGACCTGCTCAAGCCCGGCCTCGGCGCCGGCGATCCTGCCGCGGCCGACGAGGGCTGGGGCACTCCCACCGCGATCTGGGGCGACGCCGCCGTCTGGGTCGCCGAGGCGCTGTGGACCGCCTACGGGGACCTGGACCGGCTGCGCGCGCACTACCCCGCCATGGTGCGCCACCTGGACTCCGTCGACCGCGCGCTGTCCCCCAGCGGGCTGTGGGACACCGGCTTCCAGTTCGGGGACTGGCTGGACCCCGACGCCCCGCCGGAGGCCGCGGACCGGGCGAAGGCCGACAAGGGCGTGGTCGCCACGGCCTGCCTGGTGCGCTCCGCACGCTTCGCCGCACAGGCCGCCCGCCTGCTCGGCGAGGAGGTCGACGCCCGCCGCTGGCAGGGCCTGGCCGAGCGCACCCTCGCCGCCTTCACCACCGCCTATGTGCATGAGAACGGCACCATCACCTCCGACTGCGCCACCGTGTACGCCCTCGCGATCGCCTTCGACCTGCTCGATGCCGGGACGCGCCCCCGCGCCGCCGCGCGGCTCGCGGAGGTGGTCGCCGAGGCCGGCCACCGGGTCTCCACCGGCTTCGCCGGGACGCCGTTCGTCACCTGGGCGCTGTCCGAGACGGGGCACGTGGAGGAGGCCTACCGCCTGCTGCTCGAGGAGGGGTGCCCCTCGTGGCTGTACCCGGTCTCGATGGGTGCCACCACGATCTGGGAGCGCTGGGACTCGATGCTGCCGGACGGCTCGATCAACCCCGGTGAGATGACGAGCTTCAACCACTACGCCCTCGGCGCCGTCGCGGACTGGGTCTACCAGGTCGTCCTCGGCGTCCGGCCCGCCGCCCCGGGATATCGCCGGATCCGCATCCAGCCCGTTCCCGGCCCCGGGATCGAATGGGCCGAGGGCGCCCACGACTCCGCGGCCGGCCGCATCGAGGTCTCCTGGGAGCATTCCGCCGACGGGCTGCGCGGCACCGCCACGATCCCCGAGGGCGCCGAGGCGGAGATCGTGCTGCCCGACGGCCGGGCCCGCACCGTCGGCCCGGGGCGGCACAGCTTCTGA